A window of the Camelus ferus isolate YT-003-E chromosome 22, BCGSAC_Cfer_1.0, whole genome shotgun sequence genome harbors these coding sequences:
- the TNFSF9 gene encoding tumor necrosis factor ligand superfamily member 9, whose amino-acid sequence MRSSTDAAPDPEAQRPPAPAGRACGPLPWALSAALLLLAAACAACLVRSWAAPGAPVSPSPGPAPSPRLPEGPELAPDARARLPDPPQGAFAQLVAEDVQLTEGPLRWYSDPSLTGVTLAPGMSYDKQTHELVVAEAGVYYVFLNLGLKRVVASNSDSSSGSVSVALHLQSLHARAASPALTLDLPLPSLGNSVSGFRGGLLHVGAGQRLGVHLHPAVRKSRTWQLSQATVLGLFRVATEVPAGLPL is encoded by the exons ATGCGCTCCAGCACCGACGCCGCCCCGGACCCCGAAGCCCAGCGTCCGCCCGCGCCCGCGGGCCGTGCCTGCGGCCCGCTGCCCTGGGCGCTGAGCGCCGCGCTGCTGCTGCTCGCCGCCGCCTGCGCCGCCTGCCTGGTCCGCTCCTGGGCCGCGCCCGGGGCCCCGGTCTcgcccagccccggccccgcgcCCAGCCCGAGACTCCCCGAGGGCCCCGAGCTGGCGCCCGACGCCCGCGCCCGCCTCCCCGACCCTCCGCAG GGCGCGTTCGCGCAGCTGGTGGCAGAAGATG tACAGCTGACCGAAGGGCCTCTGCGCTGGTACAGCGACCCGAGTCTGACAGGTGTGACTCTTGCGCCGGGCATGAGCTATGACAAGCAAACACATGAGCTGGTGGTGGCTGAGGCCGGAGTCTACTATGTTTTCTTGAACTTGGGTCTGAAGCGAGTGGTGGCCAGCAACAGTGACAGCAGCTCTGGCTCCGTCTCCGTTGCCCTGCACCTGCAGTCTCTCCATGCCAGGGCCGCCTCCCCGGCCCTGACCTTGGACCTGCCACTCCCATCCTTGGGGAACTCAGTGTCTGGTTTCCGGGGTGGCCTGCTGCACGTGGGTGCCGGACAGCGCCTGGGCGTCCACCTGCACCCCGCGGTCCGGAAGTCCCGCACCTGGCAACTCTCACAGGCCACGGTCTTGGGCCTCTTCCGTGTTGCCACCGAAGTCCCGGCTGGACTCCCCTTGTGA